The following proteins are co-located in the Nocardia bhagyanarayanae genome:
- a CDS encoding MbtH family protein, with amino-acid sequence MTNPFDDDDAQFYVLTNAEGEHSLWPVFAAVPSGWTIAYGAAPRSACLEYVETHWTDMRPKSLIAAMTPKAN; translated from the coding sequence ATGACAAACCCGTTCGACGACGATGACGCCCAGTTCTACGTCCTCACCAACGCCGAGGGCGAGCACTCCCTGTGGCCCGTCTTCGCCGCCGTCCCCAGCGGCTGGACCATCGCCTACGGCGCCGCCCCGCGCAGCGCCTGCCTGGAGTACGTCGAAACCCACTGGACCGACATGCGACCCAAGTCCCTGATCGCCGCCATGACCCCGAAGGCCAACTGA